In the Dolichospermum flos-aquae CCAP 1403/13F genome, ATAAGATAAATAAAAACATCAAAGTCATTCTTATTTTTAGACAGGGAATAGATTCCCTGACTGACTCTGGAGTGCTGATAGCTGACAGCTACTTTACCAACCGCACAAAATTCTTCTTACCCACCTGTAAGACCTTATCATATAAATCATCAGGTGTAGAAAAACTTAAATCCGCATCAGCAATCTTATCACCATTTATCCTCACTCCACCCTCCTGAATTTTCCGTTTACCTTCGGCTGTACTTTTACATAAACCGGTAGCACCTAAAATAAACGCTAATTTCGCCGGAAATTGAGGAACAGCAGCCACAGAAAATTCTGGTAATGCTCCCTCCTTCCCACCACTTTTTGCCGCCTCCTTCGCCTCATTAGCCGCTTGTTCACCGTGATACTGACGGACAATTTCCCAGGCTAAAAATTCTTGGGCGTGGCGCGGGTTTTCTGGCAGACCATCCAAAGATAAATCCGTCAGCAATTCAAAATACTGCGACAGTAAATTATCTGGTATACCTTGAAGTTTTTGATACTTTTGGGAAGGATGTTCACCCAACCCCACATAATTACCCAAAGACTTAGACATTTTTTGGACACCATCAGTCCCAATTAAAATTGGTAATAACAGTCCAAATTGAGGTTTTAGACCAAAATGACGTTGTAGATCTCGTCCCACAGCGATGTTAAATTTTTGATCAGTCCCTCCCAATTCCACATCAGCTTCCACAGCCACAGAATCATAACCTTGCATCAGTGGATACAGGAACTCATGGAGAAAAATAGGACTCTCTTGTTTATAACGTTCCGCAAAACCTTCCTTAGCCAACATTTGTCCGACCGTCATTGTGGAAAGTAACTCCAAAGTTTTCCCCAAATCTAGACGGGAAAGCCATTCTGAGTTATAACGGACTTCTAACCTACCGGGAGTATCAAAATCTAAAATAGGACGGACTTGGTCAAGATAAGTTTGGGCATTTTGTGCCACATCAGCTTCCGTAAGTTGACGACGCACCTCAGATTTACCAGTAGGATCACCAATTCGGGCAGTAAAATCACCAATAATCAGTACCGCTGTATGACCAGCATCTTGAAAAGTCCGCAACTTCCGTACAGGTATACTATGACCCAAATGAATATCTGCCCCAGTCGGGTCAATACCCAGTTTAATCCTTAACGGACAGTCAGAATTGAGTAACCGCTTTTCCAAACTTTCCGGATCATTATCACCATTATGGGGAAAAATTTCTGCCACACCACGATGCAACCAAGAGAAACTTTGCGTCATACTAAGAAATTCGCTATTAACTATACTTTCCACTCTAAAAGTTAAGTTTGTTATGTTCACAAACCAATTATCTGTTCTTTTTCCTGTCAGATTACTATAATTGCAAAAAATTAACTGTCTTTTTCCATTTAATGAATTACATTTAAATTTACAAGTGAGGAAGTGAGATCGCCGTGTCGTCTAGGACTTTTGCAAACAAACAACCACAAGAGAAGGATTCATCTGGATTTGAGTTTTTTAAAGGAGTCGGTCAGATAACTGGGGGTACGCTGCTATCCATGACACTCTTAACAAGCTCTATTGTGGCGGGAACACTGGTAGGTTTAGCCATTAGTTTCCGTAATTTACCAGATGTTAGACAAATAAAAAACTTTTTCCCCTCGGAAACAACTTACATATACGATATAAAAGGCAAACTTTTAACTGGCATCCACGGAGAGGCTAACCGAGAAGTAGTACCATTAAATAAAGTTTCCCCCAACCTCAAACGCGCAGTTTTGGCCAGTGAAGATGGTCACTTTTACGATCATCACGGGATTAATCCCACTGGTGTTGGCCGTGCCGTCATAGTCAACATGGTAGCAGGTGGAGTAAAAGAAGGTGGTTCTACCATCACCATGCAGTTAGTAAAAAACTTATTTTTGTCTCAAAAACGGGCATTTACGCGGAAGTTAGCCGAGGCTGTCCTAGCAATTCGGTTAGAGCAAATCCTCAGCAAAGAGGAAATTCTAGAAATGTACCTCAATCAAGTTTATTGGGGTCATAATAACTACGGTGTGCAAACAGCAGCCCGCAGTTATTTTAATAAATCAGCAGAATATTTAACTTTGGGTGAATCAGCTATGATGGCGGGTTTAATCCAAGCACCAGAAGAGTTTAGCCCTTTTGCCAGCATGAAATTGGCCAAACAGAAACAAAAGGAAGTTCTGGGGCGAATGATCGAATTGAATTGGATTACCCAAAAAGAATATGATGATGCCCTGAAACAACCAATTAAACTGGGTAAAATCAGGTCTTTTCAAGGTAGTGCCTCACCTTATATTACGAATACTGTAGCCCAAGAGTTGGCGAAAAAATTTGGACGTGATTCTCTGCTCAAAGGGGGAATGCGCGTCCAAACTACGGTTGATGCTAAATTCCAAGCAATGGCCGAAGAAACCGTTAGAGATTGGCATGAAAAGCTTCAGTCTCAAGGGTTGAATAAGAATCAAATGGCCTTAGTGTCAATTGATCCCCGCACCCATTTTGTGAAAGCCCTTGTGGGTGGTGTAGATTACAAAGCCAGTGAATTTAACCGAGCTACACAAGCTCAACGACAACCAGGCTCTTCATTTAAACCATTTGTTTACTATACCGCCTTTGCTACTGGCAAATATGCACCAGATAGCACAGTGATAGATGCTCCAGTCAGCTACCAAGATGGTAATAATAGGTACTTCCCAAGAAACTATGATGGTGGCTTTGCCGGAGCGATGTCAATTCGCAAAGCCCTCGCTCAATCTCGAAACATCCCAGTGATTAAACTTGGTAAATCGGTGGGGATGAATAAGGTGATTGAAACCTGCCGGACATTAGGAATTATGAGTCCCATGGAACCTGTTACCTCTTTACCTTTGGGTGCTATTGGTGTCACTCCCCTAGAAATGGCCAGTGCCTATGCTACCTTTGCTAATTATGGCTGGCAGTCACCATCTACTGTAATTGTGAGAATTACAGATAGTGCTGGTAACGTGATTCTCGATAATACACCCAAACCTAAACAAGTTCTTGACCCTTGGGCATCAGCAGCGACTATTGATATCATGACTTCAGTAATGACCGAAGGTACGGGAAAAGGTGCTGCTATAAATCGCCCCAGTGCGGGTAAAACAGGAACTACATCCTCAGAAAAGGATATTTGGTTTGTAGGTACTGTACCCCAACTAACTACTGCTGTTTGGGTGGGTAGGGATGACAGTAAACAGTTGGCTAGTGGGGCAACCGGTGGCGGCATGGTAGCTCCCGTTTGGCGAGATTTTATGACCAAAGCACTCAAGGATGTACCTATAGAAAAGTTTAAGCCTCCTTCTCAGTTTCCCCGTCCCAAATCAAATTAATTGGTCAGTTGTCAGTTGTCAGTAGGGGCGAAGCATTTGGAAGATAAATTATCGGTCATTGCCAAAAATAGTTCTCCAAATGCTTCGCCCGTACAGTTGTCCGTTGTCCGTTGTCCGTTGTCAGTGGGAGAAATAATTTTCCCACTGCCTCCCCTGTTCCCTGTTCCCAGTCATTTTGTTTGTTCCAATTCCGCTTTCATCCTTTCTAATGTCACGTTCATTTGTCCAAACATTTGCTGTGGAGTTACCCCAAACTGACCTAGTTGAGTTTTTAGTTGCTCTATGGTCATTTGCGCCATGAAATCCTCTGATAGCTCGAACCGCTTCATAAAGACGCGATATCTGTCCATCATGGATTCCATTTGCTCAATAAACAGCTTTTTGCCCTCGCGGTCAAATTTGCCGTAGCTGTTGCCAAGCTGAATCAGTGCTTGATAATCTTCAAACAATTGCTTGGCTTCTTGCTGGACTATTTCCGAGTCGAAGAATCCCATTTTGCTTTTCTTTAACTGAGTGCTATGACTTCAGTAGCTTCAAATTTTGTCTCTGTTCCCATTTTAGTGTAGAAGATTCATCTAGGGAAACTACTTCGGTTCAAGTAGGAGTTTTTACCGAAATTTCACTACTTGACTTCAAGTGGATAGAGTTAGGGGGGATGTTAATGAAGTTTGGTTGATAAAAACTTACCTAAGAAAGAAGCAATACTCAAGGCTTTGGACATTGATTGAGGATTAACTGTTTCATTGACTTGAATTGGCAAAAGGGCAGCGTATTTTAAAGCTAGTGGTTGTTGAGGATTAATTTTTAATGCTTGACGGATGTAGACTTTACTCATGCCTATAAATTTCTGGTGAAAATGGACTACTCCCAGTAGTGCGTAGTAATCACTGTTAGTTAGGTCTAATTTAATAGCATCTCGCAGTTCTTTTACTGCTAAGTTCCAGTTTTCCTGATTATAATATTCTACGGCTCTCTCATAGTAAGCTTGAGCATAGTTTATTGGCTCTGGTTTGAGAATTGTGCTTGAAGATGAGGTGTCTGGAGGTCTCCGGTCTTCTTCTTGGGGGATGATAGATTTAGATTGATTAGCCAGTGGACTGTTTGGTTTTTGGTGTGATAGATAGACTATATTTAACGTACTTAATTGCTGTGTTATGTGACATGACTGAGATAATGAATGATATTGCTCATACCCATAGGATGTAACTACGTCTTCGTAAAATAATTCTGCTTCTTCAGCAGACATTGTTGATATTGCCTGAATGGTAGAAACTTTGATAGCACTGACTTTCTGTGGATCTAAAACTTCTGCTTCTGAGCGTAGTAAATTTATTGCATTTAAGCGTTTTTTTGTCTGATTGAGTTGTTCATAAGCTGGATTAATCAATCGTGTAAATACTGCTTGAGCTAATTCCTGATCTGGTTGGTTATGCTTGATATAGTTATCAGGATGTAGCAACTTTGCTAGAATATAATACCGTTTACTGATTTGACGTTCATCAGCATTCACTGACACCCCTAGCACAGCGTAGGGATCAAAAAGTAGGTTTAACCATTCTGTTGATAGAGAATTGAGCGACATCATATCATTATTTACAAATTAATCTTGACTATTACTGAATTTTATCTTAAAGTTCCATTCGATATTTTGAGCATGACTGTCAAGCAAGCAATAATTCTATATTATTACAAAAAAAGGGAAGAGGGAAGAAGGAACAGATAAGAAACTAAAGTTTCACCAATTCAAAACTTCAGTCAAAAAAAAGATGTTTTTAAAATATACGTAGCCCAAAAAAAAACAGTTTCATTATTTCAATTTCATGTTTTTAAACATGAGTTTTCTCTGTTCTCTGCGATGCACTGAGCTTGTCGATAGCGAAGCGTGGTGTAAGCCATAGTGTTGCCCGTTCCCTGTTCCCTCTGAAGAATTAATCAGTTCATGAATCAAGTAGAATGGCTATAGATAAAATGATCTTAACTAAACGAAAAAGCCGGACTATTGCTGCTATTTTAGCCTTTTCTGGCACATTAACGATTTCGGGTTTACATAAATTCTACTTGGGACAGCCACTTTGGGGAATACTGTATGTTCTGTTGTCTTGGACACCGATTCCCAAGGTAGCTTGTGCTATTGAAGGGGTTTGGTATTTAACTCAAGATGAAGAAACTTTTGATCGGTATTTTAATTTGGGTGAGTCAGTAATGAAGGTATCAACCCAAGTTGGGAATCAAGTAGAATCAGTTGCTAATGCTTTGCGTGAGTTAGAAACACTCCGTCAAGATGGATTAATTTCTGAATACGAGTTTGAGAAGAAACGTCGGCAAATGTTAGATCAGATTTAGGTAATTGGTAATTGGTAAGTGGTAATTCGTAAAAGGATCAGGTTAAAAATGAATAAGTGGCTACCTTTAAATCTGAAATTGCAAAAGCTTCGCGCCAAGCTGCTGAATGATCCTTATTATCGTTTACAGTCGGGGGAAGAGGTACAAATGGCCGCTGAATTGGGTTTGGGTATTGATGCTAATCAAGCCACTGTGGATGATTGGCTGCGTTTACCTGGGTTGTCAATTCACCAAGGGCGATCGCTTGTGGAACTTTCTCGCGCTGGTGTGATATTCTATTGTATCGAAGATGTGGCTGCGGCTTTGGGTTTGCCAGTACAACGATTAGAACCGCTCAAGTCTTTGCTGAATTTTAATTATTATGATCAAAATTCCCTCGATAAACCCCAGCAAGTTAACCCTAATACTGCTTCGGTAGAAAGTCTTGCCAAAATCCCTTTTATAGATTTATCCCTAGCACAGACAGTTGTGGAAAACCGTCTGGCTGCTGGTTCTTACCGGAGTTTAGCAGATTTTCAACAACGTTTAGAAT is a window encoding:
- the tyrS gene encoding tyrosine--tRNA ligase, which encodes MTQSFSWLHRGVAEIFPHNGDNDPESLEKRLLNSDCPLRIKLGIDPTGADIHLGHSIPVRKLRTFQDAGHTAVLIIGDFTARIGDPTGKSEVRRQLTEADVAQNAQTYLDQVRPILDFDTPGRLEVRYNSEWLSRLDLGKTLELLSTMTVGQMLAKEGFAERYKQESPIFLHEFLYPLMQGYDSVAVEADVELGGTDQKFNIAVGRDLQRHFGLKPQFGLLLPILIGTDGVQKMSKSLGNYVGLGEHPSQKYQKLQGIPDNLLSQYFELLTDLSLDGLPENPRHAQEFLAWEIVRQYHGEQAANEAKEAAKSGGKEGALPEFSVAAVPQFPAKLAFILGATGLCKSTAEGKRKIQEGGVRINGDKIADADLSFSTPDDLYDKVLQVGKKNFVRLVK
- a CDS encoding transglycosylase domain-containing protein; this translates as MSSRTFANKQPQEKDSSGFEFFKGVGQITGGTLLSMTLLTSSIVAGTLVGLAISFRNLPDVRQIKNFFPSETTYIYDIKGKLLTGIHGEANREVVPLNKVSPNLKRAVLASEDGHFYDHHGINPTGVGRAVIVNMVAGGVKEGGSTITMQLVKNLFLSQKRAFTRKLAEAVLAIRLEQILSKEEILEMYLNQVYWGHNNYGVQTAARSYFNKSAEYLTLGESAMMAGLIQAPEEFSPFASMKLAKQKQKEVLGRMIELNWITQKEYDDALKQPIKLGKIRSFQGSASPYITNTVAQELAKKFGRDSLLKGGMRVQTTVDAKFQAMAEETVRDWHEKLQSQGLNKNQMALVSIDPRTHFVKALVGGVDYKASEFNRATQAQRQPGSSFKPFVYYTAFATGKYAPDSTVIDAPVSYQDGNNRYFPRNYDGGFAGAMSIRKALAQSRNIPVIKLGKSVGMNKVIETCRTLGIMSPMEPVTSLPLGAIGVTPLEMASAYATFANYGWQSPSTVIVRITDSAGNVILDNTPKPKQVLDPWASAATIDIMTSVMTEGTGKGAAINRPSAGKTGTTSSEKDIWFVGTVPQLTTAVWVGRDDSKQLASGATGGGMVAPVWRDFMTKALKDVPIEKFKPPSQFPRPKSN
- a CDS encoding DUF1825 family protein, giving the protein MGFFDSEIVQQEAKQLFEDYQALIQLGNSYGKFDREGKKLFIEQMESMMDRYRVFMKRFELSEDFMAQMTIEQLKTQLGQFGVTPQQMFGQMNVTLERMKAELEQTK
- a CDS encoding J domain-containing protein, with translation MMSLNSLSTEWLNLLFDPYAVLGVSVNADERQISKRYYILAKLLHPDNYIKHNQPDQELAQAVFTRLINPAYEQLNQTKKRLNAINLLRSEAEVLDPQKVSAIKVSTIQAISTMSAEEAELFYEDVVTSYGYEQYHSLSQSCHITQQLSTLNIVYLSHQKPNSPLANQSKSIIPQEEDRRPPDTSSSSTILKPEPINYAQAYYERAVEYYNQENWNLAVKELRDAIKLDLTNSDYYALLGVVHFHQKFIGMSKVYIRQALKINPQQPLALKYAALLPIQVNETVNPQSMSKALSIASFLGKFLSTKLH
- a CDS encoding NINE protein; this encodes MLTKRKSRTIAAILAFSGTLTISGLHKFYLGQPLWGILYVLLSWTPIPKVACAIEGVWYLTQDEETFDRYFNLGESVMKVSTQVGNQVESVANALRELETLRQDGLISEYEFEKKRRQMLDQI
- a CDS encoding ComEA family DNA-binding protein, with the protein product MNKWLPLNLKLQKLRAKLLNDPYYRLQSGEEVQMAAELGLGIDANQATVDDWLRLPGLSIHQGRSLVELSRAGVIFYCIEDVAAALGLPVQRLEPLKSLLNFNYYDQNSLDKPQQVNPNTASVESLAKIPFIDLSLAQTVVENRLAAGSYRSLADFQQRLELSGDAIAQLMYYLRF